The following proteins come from a genomic window of Lolium rigidum isolate FL_2022 chromosome 5, APGP_CSIRO_Lrig_0.1, whole genome shotgun sequence:
- the LOC124655656 gene encoding probable amidase At4g34880 isoform X1 — protein sequence MPRLFLAVAAALVLLAAVGGHGFQIEEATVDTIQQGFRNGSLTSVCLVQFYLDRIHDLNPLLRAVIEVNPDALRQAERADAERRSGKFSTIGGRGGQLHGVPVLLKDNIATRDELNTTAGSFALLGSRTKRDAGVVSRLRRAGAIVLGKANMDEWSNFRSLDGTDGWSARGGQARNPYVLSADPCGSSGGSAIAAAANMAAVTLGTETDGSILCPASLNSVVGIKPTVGLTSRAGVVPITPREDTVGPICRTVTDAVRVLDAIAGYDALDAAATRAASKYIPHGGYMQFLKNDGLMGKRIGVPNGFFDNPNGTLQLYQQHLNSIREQGAIIIENLDIENLSTILDTLNNGQQIALPAEFKLSLNAYLSDLTYSPVRSLAEVIAFNIAHPVEEKLEEVGQLIFLVAENTTGIGATEKAAIRQLKKLSTDGLEKLMKEHKLDAVVTPNDFLSRVLAIGGMPGITVPAGYGKMGVPFGLCFGGMKGYEPRLIEMAYAFEQVTKVRKAPTFMA from the exons ATGCCGCGTCTGTTCCTGGCAGTGGCCGCCGCCCTTGTGCTGCTCGCAGCCGTTGGCGGTCATGGCTTCCAGATCGAAGAAGCCACCGTCGACACAATCCAGCAGGGCTTCAGAAACGGCAGCCTCACCTCTGTCTGCCTCGTCCAGTTCTACCTGGACCGCATTCACGACCTCAACCCGCTCTTGCGCGCCGTCATCGAGGTCAACCCGGACGCGCTGCGCCAGGCCGAGCGCGCGGACGCGGAGCGCCGCTCCGGGAAATTCTCCACCATCGGCGGCAGGGGCGGGCAGCTCCACGGCGTTCCCGTCCTTCTCAAGGACAACATTGCCACCCGCGACGAGCTCAACACGACGGCCGGGTCGTTCGCGCTGCTCGGGTCCAGGACGAAGCGGGACGCCGGCGTGGTGTCCCGGCTCCGGCGCGCCGGCGCCATAGTGCTGGGCAAGGCCAACATGGACGAGTGGTCCAACTTCCGCAGCCTCGACGGCACAGACGGCTGGAGCGCGCGCGGCGGCCAGGCCAGG AATCCGTATGTGCTGTCGGCTGACCCGTGCGGGTCGAGCGGGGGGTCGGCCATCGCGGCAGCTGCGAACATGGCGGCTGTGACGCTGGGAACCGAGACGGACGGCTCCATACTGTGCCCTGCGTCGCTCAACTCGGTGGTCGGGATCAAGCCTACGGTGGGGTTGACCAGCCGGGCCGGGGTTGTCCCAATCACGCCTAGGGAAGACACCGTCGG GCCCATTTGCCGTACTGTGACGGACGCGGTCCGTGTGTTGGACGCCATCGCCGGTTACGACGCCCTCGACGCTGCAGCCACAAGGGCAGCTTCAAAGTACATCCCTCATGGCGGATACATGCAGTTCTTGAAGAATGATGGACTAATGGGGAAGAGGATTGGTGTACCCAATGGCTTCTTCGACAACCCAAACGGGACGCTGCAACTTTACCAGCAACATCTCAATTCGATCAG GGAACAAGGCGCGATCATTATCGAGAACCTTGACATAGAGAACCTAAGCACCATACTGGATACCTTAAACAATGGTCAACAGATTGCATTACCGGCAGAGTTCAAGTTGAGCCTCAACGCATACCTTTCCGACTTGACATACTCCCCAGTCCGATCGCTTGCGGAGGTCATAGCTTTCAACATCGCACATCCCGTTGAG GAGAAGCTGGAGGAGGTCGGGCAGCTCATCTTCCTGGTGGCCGAGAACACGACTGGCATCGGTGCCACGGAGAAAGCGGCGATCAGGCAGCTGAAAAAGCTCTCCACCGATGGGCTGGAGAAGCTGATGAAAGAGCACAAGCTCGACGCTGTCGTGACGCCCAACGACTTCTTGTCTCGCGTGCTTGCCATTGGCGGCATGCCAGGGATTACCGTGCCGGCGGGGTACGGCAAGATGGGGGTGCCGTTCGGACTGTGCTTCGGTGGAATGAAGGGATACGAGCCAAGGCTGATCGAGATGGCATATGCATTCGAGCAAGTTACCAAGGTCAGGAAGGCTCCGACTTTCATGGCATA
- the LOC124655656 gene encoding probable amidase At4g34880 isoform X2 produces the protein MPRLFLAVAAALVLLAAVGGHGFQIEEATVDTIQQGFRNGSLTSVCLVQFYLDRIHDLNPLLRAVIEVNPDALRQAERADAERRSGKFSTIGGRGGQLHGVPVLLKDNIATRDELNTTAGSFALLGSRTKRDAGVVSRLRRAGAIVLGKANMDEWSNFRSLDGTDGWSAPSLNSVVGIKPTVGLTSRAGVVPITPREDTVGPICRTVTDAVRVLDAIAGYDALDAAATRAASKYIPHGGYMQFLKNDGLMGKRIGVPNGFFDNPNGTLQLYQQHLNSIREQGAIIIENLDIENLSTILDTLNNGQQIALPAEFKLSLNAYLSDLTYSPVRSLAEVIAFNIAHPVEEKLEEVGQLIFLVAENTTGIGATEKAAIRQLKKLSTDGLEKLMKEHKLDAVVTPNDFLSRVLAIGGMPGITVPAGYGKMGVPFGLCFGGMKGYEPRLIEMAYAFEQVTKVRKAPTFMA, from the exons ATGCCGCGTCTGTTCCTGGCAGTGGCCGCCGCCCTTGTGCTGCTCGCAGCCGTTGGCGGTCATGGCTTCCAGATCGAAGAAGCCACCGTCGACACAATCCAGCAGGGCTTCAGAAACGGCAGCCTCACCTCTGTCTGCCTCGTCCAGTTCTACCTGGACCGCATTCACGACCTCAACCCGCTCTTGCGCGCCGTCATCGAGGTCAACCCGGACGCGCTGCGCCAGGCCGAGCGCGCGGACGCGGAGCGCCGCTCCGGGAAATTCTCCACCATCGGCGGCAGGGGCGGGCAGCTCCACGGCGTTCCCGTCCTTCTCAAGGACAACATTGCCACCCGCGACGAGCTCAACACGACGGCCGGGTCGTTCGCGCTGCTCGGGTCCAGGACGAAGCGGGACGCCGGCGTGGTGTCCCGGCTCCGGCGCGCCGGCGCCATAGTGCTGGGCAAGGCCAACATGGACGAGTGGTCCAACTTCCGCAGCCTCGACGGCACAGACGGCTGGAGCGCGC CGTCGCTCAACTCGGTGGTCGGGATCAAGCCTACGGTGGGGTTGACCAGCCGGGCCGGGGTTGTCCCAATCACGCCTAGGGAAGACACCGTCGG GCCCATTTGCCGTACTGTGACGGACGCGGTCCGTGTGTTGGACGCCATCGCCGGTTACGACGCCCTCGACGCTGCAGCCACAAGGGCAGCTTCAAAGTACATCCCTCATGGCGGATACATGCAGTTCTTGAAGAATGATGGACTAATGGGGAAGAGGATTGGTGTACCCAATGGCTTCTTCGACAACCCAAACGGGACGCTGCAACTTTACCAGCAACATCTCAATTCGATCAG GGAACAAGGCGCGATCATTATCGAGAACCTTGACATAGAGAACCTAAGCACCATACTGGATACCTTAAACAATGGTCAACAGATTGCATTACCGGCAGAGTTCAAGTTGAGCCTCAACGCATACCTTTCCGACTTGACATACTCCCCAGTCCGATCGCTTGCGGAGGTCATAGCTTTCAACATCGCACATCCCGTTGAG GAGAAGCTGGAGGAGGTCGGGCAGCTCATCTTCCTGGTGGCCGAGAACACGACTGGCATCGGTGCCACGGAGAAAGCGGCGATCAGGCAGCTGAAAAAGCTCTCCACCGATGGGCTGGAGAAGCTGATGAAAGAGCACAAGCTCGACGCTGTCGTGACGCCCAACGACTTCTTGTCTCGCGTGCTTGCCATTGGCGGCATGCCAGGGATTACCGTGCCGGCGGGGTACGGCAAGATGGGGGTGCCGTTCGGACTGTGCTTCGGTGGAATGAAGGGATACGAGCCAAGGCTGATCGAGATGGCATATGCATTCGAGCAAGTTACCAAGGTCAGGAAGGCTCCGACTTTCATGGCATA
- the LOC124657174 gene encoding skin secretory protein xP2-like — translation MATADVQNPTAALTEEAPAVETPAPAVAAEEVAKTEEAPAPVEVEAEVAAPVETKEAEPAATEVEETKEPEPAAAAEPEVEAPKEPEVEAPAAVEAETKEAEPEAVAEPEAAAPAVAEEAPAAPAPEEAPVAVAEAEAAVAAVTSE, via the exons ATGGCCACCGCTGAT GTCCAGAACCCGACCGCCGCGCTGACAGAGGAGGCACCTGCTGTGGAGACGCCGGCGCCAGCGGTCGCCGCCGAGGAGGTTGCGAAGACGGAGGAGGCCCCCGCGCCGGTGGAGGTCGAAGCCGAGGTGGCTGCACCCGTCGAGACCAAGGAGGCTGAGCCAGCAGCTACCGAGGTGGAGGAGACCAAGGAGCCAGAGCCAGCAGCCGCGGCCGAGCCGGAggtcgaggcgcccaaggagccaGAGGTAGAGGCACCAGCCGCAGTGGAGGCAGAGACCAAGGAAGCCGAGCCCGAGGCAGTCGCCGAGCCAGAGGCCGCCGCTCCCGCCGTCGCTGAAGAAGCACCGGCGGCGCCGGCACCGGAGGAGGCGCCCGTGGCCGTAGCGGAGGCTGAGGCAGCCGTTGCGGCGGTGACCAGCGAGTGA